The following coding sequences are from one Achromobacter sp. B7 window:
- a CDS encoding flagellar protein FliT, with protein MTSLTQSPPSILENYQEIADITGEMLSAAKAGDWDLAMVHGQQYCERVERLRQTEQKAPLDEATRAMKYDLLVRILENDALTRDLAIPQLARLGELLGRMKRQQTLLSAYGYQQAPEE; from the coding sequence ATGACGTCCCTTACCCAGTCCCCTCCCTCCATCCTGGAAAACTACCAGGAGATTGCCGACATCACGGGGGAAATGCTTTCCGCCGCCAAGGCCGGCGACTGGGACCTGGCCATGGTGCACGGCCAGCAATACTGCGAACGCGTCGAACGCCTGCGTCAGACCGAACAAAAGGCGCCGCTGGACGAAGCCACGCGCGCCATGAAGTACGACCTGCTGGTGCGCATCCTGGAAAACGACGCGCTGACGCGTGATCTGGCCATTCCTCAACTGGCCCGCCTGGGCGAACTGCTGGGGCGCATGAAGCGCCAGCAGACGCTGCTGTCGGCCTACGGATACCAGCAGGCGCCTGAAGAATGA
- the fliS gene encoding flagellar export chaperone FliS: MTYAARRPSGSYSVRSYADIGLETQVLGASPERLITLLYLGARAAIGQARIHLNEGRIAERGAAISKAIKIVDEGLKTGLNMEAGGDIAANLALLYDYIIRTLLTANLKADAEQLDIADRLLADLAEAWQTSIDRPAGGMEP, translated from the coding sequence ATGACGTATGCCGCCCGACGGCCCTCAGGGTCTTATTCTGTTCGTTCCTACGCCGATATCGGTCTGGAAACGCAAGTCCTGGGCGCAAGCCCGGAGCGGCTGATCACCCTGCTGTATCTGGGTGCGCGGGCGGCCATCGGGCAGGCACGTATCCATTTGAACGAAGGCCGGATCGCCGAGCGCGGCGCCGCCATCTCGAAAGCGATCAAGATCGTCGATGAAGGTCTGAAGACGGGGCTTAATATGGAGGCCGGCGGCGATATTGCCGCCAACCTCGCCCTGCTGTACGACTACATCATCCGCACGCTGCTGACGGCGAACCTGAAGGCGGATGCCGAACAGCTGGATATTGCCGACCGCCTGCTGGCCGACCTGGCCGAGGCTTGGCAGACTTCCATCGACCGGCCTGCCGGCGGCATGGAGCCGTAA